In Streptomyces chartreusis, the following proteins share a genomic window:
- a CDS encoding DivIVA domain-containing protein, with product MLMFLFLVVALAVVVAAVTLAVVGGGEGGGPLPEAAPERLQDPLPPDRPIGRGDIDSLRFPLSARGYRMADVDDALSRLGAELAERDARIADLESALAGARTSPGHISMDKPAPEDQQ from the coding sequence ATGCTTATGTTCCTGTTCCTGGTCGTCGCGCTGGCCGTCGTGGTCGCCGCGGTGACCCTCGCCGTGGTGGGCGGCGGCGAGGGCGGCGGCCCGCTGCCGGAGGCCGCGCCGGAGCGCCTCCAGGACCCGCTGCCCCCGGACCGCCCGATCGGCCGCGGCGACATCGACAGCCTCCGCTTCCCGCTCTCCGCCCGCGGCTACCGCATGGCCGACGTCGACGACGCCCTCAGCCGCCTCGGCGCCGAGCTCGCCGAGCGCGACGCCCGCATCGCCGACCTGGAGTCCGCCCTGGCCGGCGCCCGGACCTCGCCCGGCCACATCTCCATGGACAAGCCCGCCCCGGAGGACCAGCAGTGA
- a CDS encoding DNA-3-methyladenine glycosylase I: MSDGTAVAGPDGALRCPWALSTPDYVTYHDEEWGRPVHGDDALFERLSLEAFQSGLSWITILRRREGFRAAFAGFEIAKVATFTDADKDRLLADAGIIRNRAKIEATMANARALAEWTPGDLDDLIWSHAPDPAARPAPKTLADVPAVTPESTALSKALKKRGLRFVGPTTAYALMQACGLVDDHLQACVARSAP; the protein is encoded by the coding sequence GTGAGCGACGGTACGGCGGTGGCGGGCCCGGACGGCGCCCTGCGCTGCCCCTGGGCCCTGTCCACCCCGGACTACGTGACGTACCACGACGAGGAGTGGGGCCGCCCGGTCCACGGGGACGACGCCCTTTTCGAACGCCTCAGCCTGGAGGCCTTCCAGTCGGGCCTGTCCTGGATCACGATCCTGCGCCGGCGTGAGGGCTTCCGCGCCGCTTTCGCGGGCTTCGAGATCGCCAAGGTCGCGACCTTCACGGACGCGGACAAGGATCGCCTCCTCGCGGATGCCGGCATCATCCGCAACCGGGCGAAGATCGAGGCGACCATGGCCAACGCACGCGCGCTGGCCGAGTGGACCCCCGGCGACCTGGACGACCTGATCTGGTCCCACGCCCCCGACCCGGCCGCCCGCCCGGCCCCGAAGACCCTGGCGGACGTCCCGGCGGTCACGCCCGAGTCGACGGCCCTGTCGAAGGCGTTGAAGAAGCGGGGCCTGCGCTTCGTGGGACCGACGACGGCGTACGCCCTGATGCAGGCGTGCGGTCTGGTCGACGATCACTTGCAGGCTTGCGTGGCCAGGAGCGCCCCGTAA